The Jatrophihabitans sp. genome contains the following window.
CTGCTTGTTCGCCAGCTGCAGGGTGTTGAACGTGTGGAAGAACGCTTCCTGAGTCTGCTCGGCCCGCTCCAGGAACTGGATGTCGTCGATCAGCAGCAGGTCCACATCGCGGTAGCGGCGCTGGAAGGACTGGACGTCATTGACCCGGACCGAGTTGATGAAGTCGTTGGTGAACTCCTCGCTGGAGACGTAGCGGACCCGCATGGTCGGTTCCAGCCGGCGGCCGTAGGTGCCGATGGCGTGCAGCAGATGGGTCTTGCCCAACCCGGACTCGCCGTAGATGAACAGCGGGTTGTAGGCCTTGGCCGGGGCCTCGGCGACCGCCACTGCCGCGGCGTGGGCGAACCGGTTGGACGAGCCGGGGACGAAGGTCTCGAAGGTGTACTTCGGATTGAGCCGGGCCTCGTGGTCGATCCGCACCATCGCCGGCGTAGGCACGCCACCGTAGGCCCCTCGGCCCAGCCGGTTCGCCGCGCCGTCGATCCGGCCGTTGGCGCGACCGTCGACCAGGGCCTCGACCCGCTCGTCCTGGCCGTCGGATAAGCCGTCAGAGAACCGGTCGTAGGTGTCGATCTCGAGGTCTTCGACCTCTTCGACCTCGACTGAGGCGCTCGGCCGGTCGCCGGGCTCCATGGGCTGGATCGTGACGGCGACGTTGATGTCGCGGCCGAGGGCCTGGCTAAGGGTCGCGGTGATCAGCGGTCGCAGGTTGTTCTCGAGGTAGTCCTTGGCGTAGGTGTTGGGCGCGGCCAGCAGCGCGGTGTCCTCCAGCAGTCCGATCGGCCGGGTCAGGCTGAGCCAGGCGCGCTGATGCGGCCGGACCGAGGGGTCGTCGAGCTGGTTGATCGCGCGGTGCCAGACGTCCGCAAGATCGGCGAGCTCGTCCGCCACTTGGGTCACTCCCTCGGTCTTGCGCTTATGCACCGCACCGCACCGCGGCCTGCCTGACCGGATGAACTGCCACCGGAGGCACCGCTGAGTACCGGAGGTCTATCCACAGAATTATCCACAGCCTGTGGAGGGGTGCCGAAACAGCCCCGGCCTTCTTGGCCGAAGTGCTCGCTCAATGCCGCAGCGATTGGGTTCGAGCCGACAACTTAACAGCGCAGCCGGTCAACTCACAATGCCGAGCAGCCACATCGGACACACCTCGGGCGTGTCGCCACGCCTCGGGCCGACGCGCCCTCTCCGCCTGCCTCAACCATGGATGACCCTGTGACCGAGGCGGCGCCGGCAGCCTCGGTCGAGCGCCGGTTTGACCTCGGCAGGGGTCGATCCGTACCGTTGAGACCTCGTGTGCCGTCTCTTTTCCGGCGGCCACTTCCTGTGCCGTTCCACCGAGGTCACGACCGATTCCGGGCGCGACCTCGGCAACCCAGCCGAGTGCGCCAGCTAGGCGTCCCCAGGCGCAAAGATTGCGATGGAGCCAGACCGTGAGCAAGCGGACCTTCCAGCCGAATAACCGCCGCCGGGCCAAGACCCACGGCTTCCGTCTGCGGATGCGGACCCGTGCCGGTCGCGCCATCCTGCAGGCTCGCCGGCGCAAGGGCCGTGGCGAACTGTCCGCCTGAGCCGGTCGCCCCAGGTGTTGCCCGCCGCTCACCGTCTTCGGTCGGCTGCTGATTTCACCGCCGTGACCAGGCGGGGACGGCGGGTACGCAGCGGCTCGGTCGTGGTCTACCTTCTCACCGACCCGGCTGAGCCCGCCGCCAGCCGAGTCGGGCTGGTGGTGGGAAAAGCGGTAGGCGCCAGCGTGGTGCGGCACCAGGTCTCACGCCGGTTACGTGCTCAACTACAAGATCGGCTGGATCGCATTCCGAGCGGAGCCAAGCTGGTGGTACGCGCCCTTCCCGAGACCGCGAAGGCCAGCTCGGCGGTGCTCGGGCATGACCTGAGCCGCGCTCTGGACAAGTTGGGCGCTCACCCCGCTCACCGCTCGGGCGCAGTCAGCGCCCCGACCAGCAAGCTCTCCCACAGCCCCGGATGGAGCGGATCCAGCCGATGACGGACCGTCCTGGACCGGCAGCGCGCGCGGCCATCACGGCAATCGCCGTCTATCAGGGCGCCTGGAGCTGCCGCCGGCCTCCGGCCTGCCGGTTCACGCCCAGCTGTAGCGCCTACACCGTCACCGCTATCTCCCGTTTTGGGCTGATCAAGGGCGGCATGCTCGGCCTTCGGCGCATCGGCCGGTGTCAGCCGTTCCGGCCGGGTGGCTATGACCCGGTTCCGCCGCTGAGCGACTCCGCGCCAGCGACGCGTGAGGGAACCGATACCGGCACCGACTCGTCGGATGAGAAGACTCTCCTAGAACAGGCTGGTTGATGCTGGATTTCCTTTACACCTCCATCTCGTGGGTGCTGCTGCGCTGGTACCAGCTGTTCACGTTCCTGGGCATGGACGAGAAGAGCGGCCTGACCTGGGCCTTCTCGATCATCATGCTGGTGGTGACCGCCCGGTTGCTGATGTTCCGGTTCTTCGTCAAGCAGGTGCACTACCAGCGCCGCATGCAGGAGATGCAGCCGAAGATCAAGAAGCTGCAGGAGAAGCACAAGGGCGACAAGGCGAGCCTGCAGCGAGAGATGATGGCGCTGCAGCAGTCCGAAGGCTTCAACCCGATCTCGGGCTGTTTGCCGATGCTGCTGCAGATCCCGATCTTCATCTCGCTGTTCCACGTGCTCAAGCACATCTCGAACTCGGTCGGGTTGCCGCCCGGAGCGCGCGGCCTGACGCTCTACAGCTTCACCGAGCAGCAGACCACCGACGCCGCGGCCGCCAGGCTCTTCAACAATGCCCCCTTGGCTGCCTCACTGCGCGACTCCGCGGACAAGATCGAGAACCAACTCCACGGAGACCTCAGCACCACCCGGATCGTGACCATAGTGCTGGTGATCGTCAGCGCTCTGGCCACCTACCTGACGCAGCGGGCGGTGATCGCCAACCAGACCACTCCCCCGGAGGGTCAGGCCGCGATGATCCAGCGGCTGATGCTGGTCGGCATCCCGGTGTCTGTCCTGGTCTCGGGCTTCATCTTCCCGATCGGGGTGCTGCTGTACTGGTTCACCAGCAACCTGTGGACGATGGGCCAGCAGTACTACATCTTCAGGTACCACCCGCACACTCCCGGCGCCACGACGGGCGCCGCGGACGTGCCGACCGGCCAGACAGGTAAAGCGCTGGCTCCCAAGGTCGGACAGAAGCCGATCAGCGCCAAGGGCACCCGGCCCGGCGCCGCGCCCCGAGCAGCCGCTGCGGGTCGAAGCGGCGCGAGCACCGCGACGGCCGACGGAGCAGCCAAGAGCGCGGGAACGACGAAGGCCGGCGCCACGTCCAACGTCAACCTGTCCAAGTCCGAGCCGGCGGTCAGCCAGCCGGCCGACAACACCGCCGGCGCCGCCCCGGCCGGGCCTGCTCAGGCCCACCGCGGCCAGCGACCCTCGGGCAACCGGCCCGGCAACAAGCGCTCTCCGAGTAAGAAACGCCGTTAACTTCCGAGTACGCGCTCTCCTCCATAGCACTGCAAGCCGCGCAGTGAGAACAAGGGACTGATGATGACCGACACCGCCTCCACGGACACCGCCCCCACCTCGACCGACGCCGCGCTGGACGCCGCGGAGAAGGACTCCCCGCCGCTGCTGGTCCAGGAGGGCGACATCGCCGCCGACTACCTTGAGCGCCTGCTCGACATCGTCGACTACGACGGAGACATAGACCTCGACGTCGAGAACGGCAGGGCCATGGTGGCGATCGTGGGCTCGGAGCTGCAGCCCCTGATCGGGCCGGCGGGCGCCACCCTCGACGCCCTGCAGGAACTGACGCGGCTGGCGGTGCAGCAACAGACCGGGATTCGCAGCCGGCTGATGCTCGACGTGTCCGGACACCGTCGGGCTCGCCGGAATGAGTTGACCGCGCTGGCCAAGCAGACCGCTGAAGAGGTGTTGAGTTCCGGCGACGCCGTCCGATTGTCGCCTATGAACCCATTTGAGCGCAAAGTGGTGCACGACGCCATCTCCGCGACCGAGGGCGTCATCAGCGAGTCCGAGGGTGAAGAGCCGAACCGGCGGGTTGTGGTCCTGCCGGCCACATGACCGGCAGCGGCCCCGCCGCTTCGACGCCTGCCCACGGTGAGCCGCCAGTCCTGGGCGAGCCGGCAGCACCCGCTCCACCCCAGGTGGTCTTTCAACGTTTCGGCGCGGGCGCTGAGCTG
Protein-coding sequences here:
- the dnaA gene encoding chromosomal replication initiator protein DnaA, which gives rise to MTQVADELADLADVWHRAINQLDDPSVRPHQRAWLSLTRPIGLLEDTALLAAPNTYAKDYLENNLRPLITATLSQALGRDINVAVTIQPMEPGDRPSASVEVEEVEDLEIDTYDRFSDGLSDGQDERVEALVDGRANGRIDGAANRLGRGAYGGVPTPAMVRIDHEARLNPKYTFETFVPGSSNRFAHAAAVAVAEAPAKAYNPLFIYGESGLGKTHLLHAIGTYGRRLEPTMRVRYVSSEEFTNDFINSVRVNDVQSFQRRYRDVDLLLIDDIQFLERAEQTQEAFFHTFNTLQLANKQIVISCDRKPEQLSGLQNRLVTRFKSGLITDVQAPDLELRIAILRKKAAKDGMTLQPGVMEFIASKIQSNIRELEGALIRVVAFGSLNKQDIDLKLAEIVLKDLISESDRPDITASTIMAVTAEYFGISLEDLTGSSRTRVLVSARQIAMYLCRELTELSLPKIGQTFGGRDHTTVMHAERKIRSLMTERRNVYNQITELTSRIRTRARS
- the rnpA gene encoding ribonuclease P protein component: MLPAAHRLRSAADFTAVTRRGRRVRSGSVVVYLLTDPAEPAASRVGLVVGKAVGASVVRHQVSRRLRAQLQDRLDRIPSGAKLVVRALPETAKASSAVLGHDLSRALDKLGAHPAHRSGAVSAPTSKLSHSPGWSGSSR
- the rpmH gene encoding 50S ribosomal protein L34 codes for the protein MSKRTFQPNNRRRAKTHGFRLRMRTRAGRAILQARRRKGRGELSA
- a CDS encoding R3H domain-containing nucleic acid-binding protein, encoding MTDTASTDTAPTSTDAALDAAEKDSPPLLVQEGDIAADYLERLLDIVDYDGDIDLDVENGRAMVAIVGSELQPLIGPAGATLDALQELTRLAVQQQTGIRSRLMLDVSGHRRARRNELTALAKQTAEEVLSSGDAVRLSPMNPFERKVVHDAISATEGVISESEGEEPNRRVVVLPAT
- the yidC gene encoding membrane protein insertase YidC; its protein translation is MLDFLYTSISWVLLRWYQLFTFLGMDEKSGLTWAFSIIMLVVTARLLMFRFFVKQVHYQRRMQEMQPKIKKLQEKHKGDKASLQREMMALQQSEGFNPISGCLPMLLQIPIFISLFHVLKHISNSVGLPPGARGLTLYSFTEQQTTDAAAARLFNNAPLAASLRDSADKIENQLHGDLSTTRIVTIVLVIVSALATYLTQRAVIANQTTPPEGQAAMIQRLMLVGIPVSVLVSGFIFPIGVLLYWFTSNLWTMGQQYYIFRYHPHTPGATTGAADVPTGQTGKALAPKVGQKPISAKGTRPGAAPRAAAAGRSGASTATADGAAKSAGTTKAGATSNVNLSKSEPAVSQPADNTAGAAPAGPAQAHRGQRPSGNRPGNKRSPSKKRR
- the yidD gene encoding membrane protein insertion efficiency factor YidD, producing the protein MTDRPGPAARAAITAIAVYQGAWSCRRPPACRFTPSCSAYTVTAISRFGLIKGGMLGLRRIGRCQPFRPGGYDPVPPLSDSAPATREGTDTGTDSSDEKTLLEQAG